The following coding sequences lie in one Porphyromonas asaccharolytica DSM 20707 genomic window:
- the purD gene encoding phosphoribosylamine--glycine ligase: MSLIYPNTKQDKKKSTDAEFMKYAKIEMVKAPQTVLLLGSGGRECAMAAAIAESKLLKKLYIAPGNAGTAAYGTNVPDLNPAKHEAVSQFIATHGVTLLVCGPEAPLVDGLVDYLQEDARHPDLLIVGPDKAGAHLEGSKEYSKEFMRRHSIPTASYETFGPQDIEEAEEFLDQLSAPFVLKADGLAAGKGVLICQDREEAEQGLGQLFSGLYGSRGQRIVIEEFLEGIECSVFVATDGTDYCVLPVAKDYKRVGDGDTGPNTGGMGAVSPVPFADETFMQRVEERIIRPTLEGLQEEGIQYVGFLFIGLMNVAGDPYVIEYNCRLGDPETEVVLPRIESDFLELLIAMATGQVARYDLKVSPEVAMTLVLVSKGYPGHYDKGFPIQLPDPAEGIRIYHSGTATSEDGHLVTNGGRVLAITARGTTIQEAQEVCYRTATQILYEGKNYRHDIGNDLL; the protein is encoded by the coding sequence ATGAGCCTTATCTATCCTAACACAAAGCAAGACAAGAAAAAGTCTACAGACGCTGAATTTATGAAGTACGCTAAGATCGAAATGGTCAAAGCTCCTCAGACCGTCCTCCTCCTCGGTAGCGGTGGGCGTGAGTGCGCCATGGCTGCTGCTATAGCTGAGAGCAAGCTACTCAAGAAGCTCTACATAGCTCCAGGCAATGCGGGTACTGCTGCTTACGGTACCAATGTGCCGGACCTCAACCCCGCCAAGCATGAGGCGGTGAGCCAGTTCATAGCCACACATGGTGTCACGCTTCTCGTTTGTGGCCCCGAGGCTCCCCTCGTTGATGGGCTCGTTGACTACCTGCAGGAAGATGCCCGCCATCCCGACCTGCTCATCGTCGGTCCCGACAAGGCGGGTGCTCATCTAGAGGGCAGCAAGGAGTACAGCAAGGAGTTCATGCGTCGTCACAGCATACCGACGGCCAGCTACGAGACCTTCGGACCTCAGGATATAGAGGAGGCGGAGGAGTTTCTCGATCAGCTCTCCGCACCCTTTGTGCTCAAGGCTGACGGCTTAGCAGCTGGCAAGGGCGTCCTCATCTGTCAAGATCGTGAGGAAGCGGAGCAGGGGCTAGGTCAACTCTTCAGCGGTCTGTATGGTAGTCGTGGTCAGCGCATTGTCATCGAGGAGTTTCTCGAGGGGATCGAGTGCTCCGTCTTTGTCGCTACCGATGGTACCGACTACTGCGTCCTACCCGTTGCCAAGGACTACAAGCGTGTCGGCGATGGAGACACAGGACCCAATACGGGCGGTATGGGTGCCGTTAGCCCTGTACCTTTTGCCGATGAAACCTTCATGCAGCGTGTCGAGGAGCGCATCATACGCCCTACGCTAGAGGGCTTGCAAGAGGAGGGCATACAGTATGTAGGCTTCCTCTTCATCGGGCTAATGAATGTGGCGGGCGATCCCTATGTCATCGAGTACAACTGCCGTCTAGGCGACCCCGAGACTGAGGTAGTACTGCCACGTATCGAGAGCGACTTCCTCGAGTTACTCATCGCTATGGCGACAGGTCAGGTAGCCCGCTACGATCTAAAGGTTTCTCCCGAGGTGGCTATGACACTCGTCCTCGTCTCCAAGGGGTATCCTGGACATTACGACAAGGGCTTCCCGATCCAGCTTCCCGATCCAGCAGAGGGTATACGTATCTATCACTCAGGCACTGCAACCAGTGAGGACGGGCATCTAGTAACTAATGGAGGTCGAGTCCTCGCCATCACGGCACGTGGCACTACCATCCAGGAGGCTCAAGAGGTATGCTATCGTACCGCCACGCAGATCCTCTACGAGGGTAAGAACTACCGCCACGACATAGGCAACGATCTCTTGTAG
- a CDS encoding S9 family peptidase yields MTSTLRHYALWLFGALMLTLTSVLQGQTKQPLDLETVTYGGKTFRSAFYPQPVYGLAWLQSGYTYTVDGGDYRSLRVYTPTREQEQTVLTQDELVQLLKPYDNTDELYPLISYDFTPQCHYLEVELSKGLYLIDVEQKQIVGYFATGKIEKRASLLSPNERNLAVKSEEGTLLIYTIQPAGSAPQAPMLVATDEAEAAVVYGESVHQNEFGIDGGLFWSPDSRQLAFYRMDQSMVAPYPIVDMTPHKAVVQPVRYPMAGTPSHHVTLGVFHVESQQITYLATGGDPEHYLTNVAWHPNSKKVYIAELNRGQDHLFLNGYDAQTGAHVETLFEETDAHYVEPQRPMMFVPGSRGEQFVWESRREGYRQLYLYSSTGKLIRKLTDMEGEVTDIYGFDPKGERIYYQAAYPSPLERHIFASDLKRGRTIQLSKVAGTHDAIFSPDKQYYIDQLQSATIARSVMLHDNNGLQLRQIHQAPDPWVKLDMPNITVGTLLAADGKTELYYRLITPSNFDEMKEYPAIVYVYGGPHAQLVTNTPQWGASGWDLYMAQQGYIIFTVDNRGSAQRGAAFEQVIHRQVGTAEMADQMKGVEYLQSLPYVDRNRIGVYGWSFGGFMTTNLMLTHPETFKVGVAGGPVMDWSRYEIMYGERYNDAPQDNAEGYQQNNLIERAKDLKGRLLLIHGTSDNVVVWQHAQAFVKACVDAQTYPDLYYYPGHKHNVIGPDRVHLNYVITRYFLEHL; encoded by the coding sequence ATGACTAGCACACTGCGTCACTACGCCCTATGGCTCTTCGGAGCTCTTATGCTAACGCTCACATCGGTCCTGCAGGGACAAACGAAGCAGCCGTTAGATCTTGAGACTGTCACTTATGGAGGCAAGACCTTTCGGTCAGCCTTCTACCCGCAGCCCGTCTATGGACTCGCTTGGCTACAGAGTGGCTACACCTATACGGTAGATGGTGGTGACTACAGGAGCCTACGGGTCTATACCCCGACGAGAGAACAGGAGCAGACCGTCCTCACGCAGGACGAGCTTGTCCAGCTCCTCAAGCCTTACGACAATACTGATGAGCTTTATCCGCTGATCTCTTACGACTTTACCCCGCAGTGCCACTACCTAGAGGTGGAACTGTCCAAGGGACTATACCTAATAGATGTAGAGCAAAAACAGATCGTCGGATACTTCGCCACAGGTAAGATCGAAAAGCGTGCCTCGCTGCTCAGTCCCAACGAACGTAATCTAGCGGTCAAGAGCGAAGAGGGTACACTCCTGATCTACACCATACAGCCTGCTGGCAGTGCGCCTCAAGCTCCTATGCTGGTTGCTACGGACGAGGCTGAGGCTGCAGTCGTCTATGGCGAGTCTGTCCATCAGAATGAGTTCGGCATCGATGGGGGGCTCTTCTGGAGTCCCGACAGTCGTCAGCTAGCTTTCTACCGTATGGATCAGTCGATGGTCGCACCTTACCCCATCGTCGATATGACACCGCACAAGGCGGTCGTCCAGCCCGTTCGCTACCCGATGGCGGGTACGCCTTCGCACCATGTGACGCTAGGAGTCTTTCATGTGGAGAGTCAGCAGATCACTTATCTAGCTACAGGTGGCGACCCTGAGCATTACTTGACGAACGTAGCGTGGCACCCCAACAGCAAGAAGGTTTACATAGCCGAGCTGAATAGAGGGCAAGACCATCTCTTCCTCAACGGTTACGATGCTCAAACGGGAGCGCACGTTGAGACGCTCTTTGAGGAGACTGATGCGCACTATGTCGAGCCACAGCGCCCGATGATGTTTGTCCCAGGGAGCCGAGGCGAGCAGTTCGTCTGGGAGTCCCGTCGAGAGGGTTATCGCCAGCTCTACCTCTACAGTAGCACGGGCAAGCTAATTCGCAAGCTCACCGACATGGAGGGCGAAGTGACCGACATCTACGGCTTTGACCCCAAAGGCGAGCGTATATACTACCAAGCTGCCTATCCCTCACCGCTCGAGCGACACATTTTCGCGAGTGATCTCAAGCGAGGACGTACCATACAGCTGAGCAAGGTCGCAGGGACACACGATGCTATCTTTAGTCCTGACAAGCAGTACTACATAGACCAGCTGCAGAGTGCTACCATCGCACGCTCTGTCATGCTGCACGACAATAACGGGCTGCAGCTCCGCCAGATACATCAAGCGCCTGACCCATGGGTCAAGCTTGATATGCCCAACATCACCGTCGGCACGCTCCTAGCGGCTGATGGTAAGACAGAACTTTACTACCGTCTCATCACGCCGTCTAACTTTGACGAGATGAAGGAGTACCCCGCCATCGTCTACGTCTACGGTGGCCCACATGCTCAGCTAGTCACCAATACGCCGCAGTGGGGAGCCTCGGGCTGGGATCTTTACATGGCACAGCAAGGGTACATCATCTTTACGGTCGACAATCGTGGTAGTGCCCAGCGAGGTGCCGCCTTCGAGCAGGTCATCCACCGTCAGGTCGGTACAGCCGAGATGGCCGATCAGATGAAGGGTGTCGAGTATCTCCAGAGCCTTCCCTATGTAGATCGCAACCGTATCGGTGTGTACGGGTGGAGCTTTGGAGGCTTTATGACTACCAACCTGATGCTCACGCATCCCGAGACCTTTAAGGTGGGTGTCGCTGGCGGTCCCGTCATGGACTGGTCTCGCTACGAGATCATGTATGGCGAGCGGTACAACGACGCTCCTCAGGACAATGCCGAGGGTTATCAGCAAAACAATCTCATCGAGCGTGCCAAAGACCTCAAGGGGCGTCTCCTCCTCATCCACGGCACCTCCGACAATGTGGTCGTATGGCAGCATGCGCAAGCCTTTGTCAAGGCGTGTGTAGATGCTCAGACCTATCCTGACCTCTACTACTATCCAGGGCATAAGCACAACGTCATCGGCCCCGACCGCGTGCACCTCAACTATGTCATAACTCGTTACTTCCTAGAACACCTATGA